The following proteins are co-located in the Leptodactylus fuscus isolate aLepFus1 chromosome 8, aLepFus1.hap2, whole genome shotgun sequence genome:
- the LOC142216651 gene encoding tubulin alpha-1A chain-like, which translates to MRECISVHVGQAGVQIGNACWELYCLEHGIQPDGQMPSDKTIGGGDDSFNTFFSETGAGKHVPRAVFVDLEPTVIDEVRTGTYRQLFHPEQLITGKEDAANNYARGHYTIGKEIIDLVLDRIRKLADQCTGLQGFLIFHSFGGGTGSGFTSLLMERLSVDYGKKSKLEFSIYPAPQISTAVVEPYNSILTTHTTLEHSDCAFMVDNEAIYDICRRNLDIERPTYTNLNRLIGQIVSSITASLRFDGALNVDLTEFQTNLVPYPRIHFPLATYAPVISAEKAYHEQLSVSEITNACFEPANQMVKCDPRHGKYMACCLLYRGDVVPKDVNAAIATIKTKRTIQFVDWCPTGFKVGINYQPPTVVPGGDLAKVQRAVCMLSNTTAIAEAWARLDHKFDLMYAKRAFVHWYVGEGMEEGEFSEAREDMAALEKDYEEVGTDSVEGEGEGEEGEEY; encoded by the exons ATG AGGGAATGTATCTCAGTCCACGTTGGCCAGGCTGGAGTCCAGATTGGCaatgcctgctgggagttgtactgCCTGGAACATGGTATCCAGCCGGACGGGCAGATGCCCAGTGACAAGACCATCGGTGGAGGAGACGATTCCTTCAACACCTTCTTCAGTGAGACGGGGGCTGGTAAACATGTCCCCCGAGCTGTGTTTGTGGACCTGGAGCCCACTGTGATCG ATGAGGTGAGAACTGGAACCTACAGACAACTCTTCCACCCTGAGCAGCTCATCACTGGCAAGGAAGACGCCGCCAATAACTACGCCCGTGGCCATTATACCATTGGCAAGGAGATCATTGACCTGGTGCTGGACAGGATCCGAAAGCTG GCTGATCAGTGCACCGGCCTCCAGGGCTTCCTCATCTTCCACAGTTTCGGTGGTGGCACTGGGTCCGGCTTCACCTCCCTCTTGATGGAACGTCTCTCTGTTGATTATGGCAAGAAGTCCAAACTTGAGTTCTCCATCTACCCTGCCCCCCAGATCTCCACCGCGGTGGTTGAACCATACAACTCCATCCTCACCACCCAcaccaccctggagcactcagactGCGCCTTcatggtggacaacgaggccatCTATGACATCTGCCGCAGGAACCTGGACATTGAGCGCCCAACCTACACTAACCTGAACCGTCTGATCGGTCAGATCGTGTCCTCCATCACAGCCTCTCTCAGGTTTGATGGTGCTCTGAATGTGGACTTGACAGAGTTCCAGACCAACTTGGTGCCCTACCCTCGTATCCACTTCCCCCTGGCCACCTATGCCCCTGTCATCTCTGCAGAGAAGGCTTACCATGAGCAGCTCTCTGTATCTGAGATCACCAACGCTTGCTTTGAGCCGGCCAACCAGATGGTGAAATGTGACCCCAGACATGGCAAGTACATGGCCTGCTGCCTGCTGTACCGCGGTGATGTTGTCCCCAAGGACGTCAATGCTGCTATTGCCACCATCAAGACCAAGCGCACCATCCAGTTTGTGGACTGGTGCCCAACTGGGTTCAAGGTTGGCATCAATTACCAACCACCAACTGTGGTCCCCGGTGGAGACCTGGCCAAGGTGCAACGCGCTGTGTGCATGCTGAGTAACACCACCGCCATTGCTGAGGCCTGGGCTCGCCTGGACCACAAGTTTGACCTGATGTATGCCAAGCGTGCCTTTGTGCACTGGTATGTGGGCGAGGGTATGGAGGAAGGAGAGTTCTCTGAGGCTCGGGAGGACATGGCCGCCCTGGAGAAGGATTATGAAGAGGTCGGCACCGACAGTGTGGaaggagagggagaaggagaggagggagaggagtaTTAA
- the DNAJB2 gene encoding dnaJ homolog subfamily B member 2 isoform X1, whose product MGDYYEILGVPRNATQDDIKRAYRKLALKWHPDKNPDNKELAEKKFKDIAEAYEVLSDVNKRETYDRYGRAGFSGPEPSRSSSRYQGFSYTFRSPEEVFREFFGGRDPFSDFFGDDFLFPGMRSDEMRHTRSAPFLTDLYPGSGVFSSFSSFGSDGFGVTGNVCSVSTTTKFVNGKKITTKRTVENGVERVEEDGQLKSIRVNGVEDELALALEMSKREQKSVPTPQTREPPQNIQRASPPTYLVLDSDDEDEDLQLAMAYSLSEMEAAGQHRAGVRSKVRTGRGKVQELQREADQLRHQQGADQLRQHQGADQLRHQQGADQLNQYQRHQAEVPRSHREAREQTGHTEEDEGCREGQGNPKDQDKGDKKKSRCYIC is encoded by the exons ATGGGAGATTATTATGAGATCCTCGGAGTTCCCCGAAATGCCACCCAGGATGATATTAAACGAGC GTATCGTAAGTTGGCCCTGAAGTGGCATCCAGACAAGAACCCAGATAACAAGGAGCTCGCAGAGAAGAAGTTTAAGGACATAGCAGAAGCTTATGAGGTGTTATCAGATG TGAACAAACGGGAAACCTATGATCGATACGGTAGAGCCGGATTCTCAGGACCCG AACCTTCAAGATCCAGCTCTAGATACCAAGGCTTCTCCTATACGTTCCGGAGCCCGGAGGAAGTATTCCGAGAATTTTTTGGCGGCAGAGACCCTTTCTCAGATTTCTTTG GTGATGACTTCCTGTTCCCTGGAATGCGCAGTGATGAAATGCGTCACACCCGCTCCGCGCCATTCTTGACGGACCTTTATCCTGGTAGTGGAG TTTTCTCCTCCTTTTCATCTTTCGGAAGTGATGGGTTTGGGGTCACCGGGAACGTTTGCTCCGTCTCCACCACAACCAAGTTTGTTAATGGGAAGAAGATAACAACCAAACG GACAGTAGAGAACGGTGTGGAGCGGGTAGAGGAGGACGGGCAGCTAAAGTCAATACGGGTGAACG GGGTAGAAGATGAACTGGCTCTGGCACTGGAGATGAGCAAAAGGGAGCAGAAAAGTGTGCCAACCCCCCAGACTCGGGAACCCCCACAGAACATCCAGAGAGCGTCCCCCCCAACCTACCTGGTGCTAGACAGCGATGACGAAGACGAGGACCTGCAGCTGGCAATGGCTTATAGCCTCTCAGAGATGGAAGCCGCAGGGCAACACAGAGCAGGTGTGCGGAGTAAAGTGAGGACGGGGAGAGGAAAGGTGCAGGAGCTGCAGAGGGAGGCAGATCAGCTcagacaccagcagggggcagatcAGCTGAGGCAACATCAGGGGGCAGATCAGCTcagacaccagcagggggcagatcAGCTGAATCAATACCAAAGACATCAGGCAGAAGTTCCGAGATCTCACAGAGAGGCGAGAGAGCAGACAGGACACACAGAGGAAGATGAAGGCTGTAGAGAGGGGCAGGGTAACCCAAAAGACCAGGACAAAGGTGATAAAAAGAAGAGCAGGTGTTACATTTGTTAG
- the DNAJB2 gene encoding dnaJ homolog subfamily B member 2 isoform X2: MGDYYEILGVPRNATQDDIKRAYRKLALKWHPDKNPDNKELAEKKFKDIAEAYEVLSDVNKRETYDRYGRAGFSGPEPSRSSSRYQGFSYTFRSPEEVFREFFGGRDPFSDFFGDDFLFPGMRSDEMRHTRSAPFLTDLYPGSGVFSSFSSFGSDGFGVTGNVCSVSTTTKFVNGKKITTKRTVENGVERVEEDGQLKSIRVNGVEDELALALEMSKREQKSVPTPQTREPPQNIQRASPPTYLVLDSDDEDEDLQLAMAYSLSEMEAAGQHRAGVF, encoded by the exons ATGGGAGATTATTATGAGATCCTCGGAGTTCCCCGAAATGCCACCCAGGATGATATTAAACGAGC GTATCGTAAGTTGGCCCTGAAGTGGCATCCAGACAAGAACCCAGATAACAAGGAGCTCGCAGAGAAGAAGTTTAAGGACATAGCAGAAGCTTATGAGGTGTTATCAGATG TGAACAAACGGGAAACCTATGATCGATACGGTAGAGCCGGATTCTCAGGACCCG AACCTTCAAGATCCAGCTCTAGATACCAAGGCTTCTCCTATACGTTCCGGAGCCCGGAGGAAGTATTCCGAGAATTTTTTGGCGGCAGAGACCCTTTCTCAGATTTCTTTG GTGATGACTTCCTGTTCCCTGGAATGCGCAGTGATGAAATGCGTCACACCCGCTCCGCGCCATTCTTGACGGACCTTTATCCTGGTAGTGGAG TTTTCTCCTCCTTTTCATCTTTCGGAAGTGATGGGTTTGGGGTCACCGGGAACGTTTGCTCCGTCTCCACCACAACCAAGTTTGTTAATGGGAAGAAGATAACAACCAAACG GACAGTAGAGAACGGTGTGGAGCGGGTAGAGGAGGACGGGCAGCTAAAGTCAATACGGGTGAACG GGGTAGAAGATGAACTGGCTCTGGCACTGGAGATGAGCAAAAGGGAGCAGAAAAGTGTGCCAACCCCCCAGACTCGGGAACCCCCACAGAACATCCAGAGAGCGTCCCCCCCAACCTACCTGGTGCTAGACAGCGATGACGAAGACGAGGACCTGCAGCTGGCAATGGCTTATAGCCTCTCAGAGATGGAAGCCGCAGGGCAACACAGAGCAG GTGTGTTCTGA